One segment of Arthrobacter sp. MMS18-M83 DNA contains the following:
- a CDS encoding ammonium transporter produces the protein MNITAENVWVMVSAALALLMTPALGLFYGGMTRAKASLNMIMMSFISAGIVGAVWILWGYSMISGKSVLGLFGNPFSSFGSADLVGSTDLIKLGFSATFAMVTVALISGAIADRAKFTSWVIFVPIWITLVYCPLAFMVWGAGLLSPGGAISSVFGQVIDFAGGTVVEISSGAAAFVLALILGKRHGFGKDPNHRPHNLPFIMLGAGLLWFGWFGFNAGAATTAEQAGLIWVNTLVAPAGAMLSWLVTEKIRHGHPTSLGAASGVVAGLVAITPACANVAPAAALGLGLVAGAACAVFVDLKHKFGFDDSLDVVGVHLGGGLVGTLALGFIALPVNGKGGGLFYGGGLQQLVAQIVAILVTLAVSGVMTAIIGLVIHKTVGFRVSQEAELAGVDLSEHAETAYEFGGLSRSHFNALPHAAAAVELQREKQADPA, from the coding sequence GTGAATATCACTGCGGAAAACGTTTGGGTGATGGTGTCGGCGGCACTTGCACTGCTTATGACTCCAGCGCTCGGCCTCTTCTACGGTGGCATGACCCGGGCCAAGGCCTCCCTCAACATGATCATGATGAGCTTCATCTCCGCAGGCATCGTAGGTGCCGTGTGGATTCTGTGGGGATACTCGATGATCAGCGGCAAGAGCGTTCTGGGGCTTTTCGGCAACCCGTTCAGCAGCTTCGGTTCGGCGGACCTGGTTGGCTCCACCGATCTCATCAAGCTTGGCTTCAGCGCCACCTTCGCCATGGTCACCGTTGCCCTCATCAGTGGGGCCATTGCCGACCGCGCCAAGTTCACTTCCTGGGTTATCTTCGTCCCCATCTGGATCACGCTGGTGTACTGCCCCTTGGCATTCATGGTCTGGGGTGCCGGCCTCCTGAGCCCCGGCGGAGCCATCAGTTCCGTCTTCGGCCAGGTGATTGACTTCGCCGGAGGCACGGTGGTGGAAATCAGCTCCGGCGCTGCCGCCTTTGTCCTGGCTTTGATCCTGGGCAAGCGCCACGGCTTCGGAAAGGACCCGAACCACCGCCCGCACAACCTCCCCTTCATCATGCTTGGCGCTGGCCTCCTGTGGTTCGGCTGGTTCGGCTTCAACGCCGGCGCCGCCACCACCGCGGAGCAGGCCGGATTGATCTGGGTCAACACCCTCGTTGCCCCCGCCGGCGCCATGCTCAGCTGGCTGGTGACGGAGAAGATCCGGCACGGCCACCCTACATCCTTGGGTGCCGCATCCGGCGTCGTTGCCGGCCTCGTGGCCATCACCCCGGCCTGCGCCAACGTCGCTCCCGCCGCAGCCCTTGGCCTGGGCCTTGTGGCCGGTGCCGCCTGTGCCGTGTTCGTGGACCTGAAGCACAAGTTCGGCTTCGATGACTCGCTCGACGTCGTGGGCGTCCACCTTGGTGGCGGGCTTGTAGGCACCCTCGCGCTCGGATTCATTGCGCTGCCGGTGAACGGCAAAGGTGGAGGACTGTTCTACGGCGGCGGCCTCCAGCAGCTCGTGGCGCAGATCGTCGCCATTCTTGTCACCCTTGCGGTGTCTGGAGTCATGACGGCGATCATTGGCCTGGTCATCCACAAGACCGTGGGATTCCGGGTCAGCCAGGAGGCCGAGCTCGCCGGCGTGGACCTGTCCGAGCACGCCGAGACCGCCTACGAGTTCGGCGGACTGTCCCGGAGCCACTTCAACGCCCTCCCCCACGCAGCTGCCGCCGTCGAACTCCAGCGCGAAAAGCAAGCCGACCCGGCATAG
- a CDS encoding DUF6221 family protein has product MDIVDFLSERLDEDEAAARKLLGDRSVSEAGKWYERRLLLECASKRRLLSIVESARQTALATMVHHALGDDPRWIPESIEWTTKSLNALALPYSDHPDFDPEWLAGT; this is encoded by the coding sequence GTGGATATCGTCGATTTCCTGTCCGAGCGCCTGGACGAGGACGAGGCCGCCGCGCGGAAACTCCTCGGCGACCGTTCCGTCTCCGAAGCTGGCAAATGGTACGAGCGCCGCCTTCTTCTGGAATGCGCGTCAAAGCGAAGACTGCTCAGCATTGTTGAATCTGCACGGCAGACGGCCTTGGCAACCATGGTCCACCACGCGCTTGGGGATGACCCGCGGTGGATTCCAGAGTCGATCGAATGGACCACAAAATCGTTAAATGCCCTTGCACTGCCCTACTCGGACCATCCGGATTTCGATCCGGAATGGCTGGCGGGGACGTAG
- a CDS encoding glutamine amidotransferase yields MKPFLLLASRAEDAAAEEEYQAYLRFGGLAPEQLIRIRLEAAPLPALELSDYSGVIVGGSPFTSSDPPEHKGPVQNRVEKELSQLLDRIVAVDFPFLGACYGVGTLGLHQGAVIDRTYGEGLGGVTIKLTAEGLLDPLLENMSERFIAFTGHKEACTVLPGHAVLLASSAACPVQMFRIKRNLYATQFHPELDAEGLVTRIDTYRYAGYFPPDAAEQLMADARKFTATEPMKILKNFVLRYAGPH; encoded by the coding sequence GTGAAGCCGTTTCTCCTGCTCGCATCTCGTGCCGAAGACGCCGCCGCCGAGGAAGAGTACCAGGCGTATCTTCGCTTCGGAGGGCTGGCTCCCGAGCAGCTCATACGCATCCGGTTGGAAGCGGCGCCCCTGCCGGCGCTTGAGCTCTCCGACTATTCCGGCGTGATTGTGGGTGGCAGTCCTTTTACCTCGAGCGATCCGCCTGAGCACAAGGGTCCTGTCCAGAACCGGGTGGAGAAGGAGCTTTCGCAGCTGCTGGACAGAATTGTCGCTGTCGACTTTCCATTTCTAGGAGCTTGCTACGGGGTCGGAACCCTGGGTCTCCACCAAGGAGCGGTGATTGACCGTACCTATGGTGAAGGACTGGGCGGTGTGACTATCAAACTCACAGCAGAGGGGCTCCTGGATCCACTCCTCGAAAACATGTCCGAACGCTTTATTGCCTTCACCGGTCACAAGGAGGCGTGCACCGTTCTGCCCGGACACGCCGTATTGCTGGCCAGCTCGGCTGCCTGCCCGGTGCAGATGTTCCGTATCAAGAGGAACCTCTACGCCACACAGTTCCATCCCGAGCTCGATGCCGAGGGTCTGGTCACCCGGATCGACACCTACCGCTACGCCGGATACTTCCCGCCCGATGCCGCGGAACAGCTGATGGCGGACGCCCGAAAGTTCACGGCGACCGAACCGATGAAGATCCTCAAGAACTTTGTCCTGCGGTACGCAGGTCCTCACTAG
- a CDS encoding serine hydrolase: protein MLTVCTAILALAITATIYSAAHARSSAPRAVSAIASARPSATRTPTTAAPAAAPVVPAAPVAGVTPALDAEINGILDDNSQYDIGVTLIDLSDGSSHQYGVQAPFEAASTAKVLAASAYYHLAEVGEVSLDDPLGDYTSGLQIKEMIQESDNESWSLIMDAVGYSELQEYAASIGVSYDPLNNTLTPSEMASILADLYTGKLLNQQDTAQLLSYMQNTNYESLIPAAVPAGITVFHKYGLLDDELHDASVLTGGTSSYVFVVYTKGQNESDIPARTDVFHQLTQAVVTDLF from the coding sequence TTGCTGACAGTTTGCACCGCTATTTTGGCGCTGGCCATTACGGCAACGATCTACTCCGCCGCGCATGCGCGTTCGTCCGCCCCCCGTGCCGTGTCGGCGATCGCCAGTGCTAGACCATCGGCGACCCGGACCCCGACGACGGCGGCCCCCGCGGCGGCACCGGTTGTGCCCGCTGCCCCGGTGGCAGGAGTAACTCCAGCCTTGGACGCGGAGATCAACGGCATTCTCGACGACAACAGCCAATACGACATCGGTGTCACGCTGATCGATTTGTCCGACGGTTCGAGCCACCAGTACGGGGTCCAGGCACCATTCGAGGCAGCGAGCACTGCCAAGGTCCTGGCTGCCAGCGCCTACTACCACCTTGCCGAGGTAGGCGAAGTGTCGCTTGACGATCCCTTGGGGGATTACACATCCGGACTCCAGATCAAGGAGATGATCCAAGAAAGCGATAACGAGTCGTGGTCCTTGATCATGGACGCTGTGGGCTACTCGGAACTGCAGGAATATGCCGCCTCCATCGGCGTCAGCTATGACCCTCTGAACAACACCTTGACTCCAAGCGAGATGGCCAGCATCCTGGCCGACCTCTACACCGGAAAGCTCTTGAACCAGCAGGACACCGCGCAACTGCTTTCCTACATGCAGAACACGAACTATGAATCCCTCATCCCCGCCGCGGTACCGGCCGGCATCACGGTCTTTCACAAGTACGGGCTGCTCGACGACGAACTCCATGACGCCAGCGTTCTCACCGGCGGCACCAGCTCCTACGTGTTCGTGGTCTACACCAAAGGCCAGAACGAGAGCGACATACCGGCCCGCACCGACGTTTTCCACCAGCTCACCCAGGCGGTGGTTACTGACTTGTTCTAG
- a CDS encoding allantoate amidohydrolase: METVNQLLDSIKDVGRDAVRGGYSRAVYSTPELDLRQWFIEQAQQRGLDVETDRNGIIWAWWGKPQDGALVTGSHLDSVPGGGAFDGPLGVASALAAVDILKSRSLNRGRSLAITVFPEEEGSRFGVACLGSRILTGAIHVDKALNLRDVDGDTFADVARSRGLDPRYVGHDPEALARIGDFVELHVEQGKGLGQSGPAIAVGSSILGHGRWKLSVSGQGNHAGTTLMADRADPMVAAAQIVVAVRDTAARQPDARATVGRLTPVPGGTNVIASRVDLWLDARHPDDAVTAQLIESIYAAAREIAASEGCTVTLTEESYSDTVHFDPGLSRRIAELLPGAPVLATGAGHDAGVLAGHVPSAMLFVRNPSGISHSPEEYVADEDASAGAVALADVLEGLL, from the coding sequence GTGGAAACCGTCAATCAGCTCCTTGACTCAATCAAGGACGTGGGCCGCGATGCGGTGCGCGGAGGATACTCCAGGGCCGTCTACTCGACCCCCGAGCTCGACCTCAGGCAGTGGTTCATCGAACAAGCCCAGCAGCGCGGTCTCGACGTCGAGACCGACCGCAACGGCATCATCTGGGCTTGGTGGGGAAAGCCGCAGGATGGTGCGCTTGTCACCGGCAGCCACCTCGACTCCGTCCCCGGAGGAGGGGCCTTTGACGGGCCGCTCGGCGTCGCTTCCGCACTGGCCGCCGTCGACATCCTCAAGTCCCGCAGCCTTAATCGGGGGCGCTCCCTGGCCATCACGGTCTTTCCGGAAGAGGAAGGATCCCGCTTTGGCGTGGCGTGCCTGGGGTCGAGGATACTGACCGGCGCGATCCACGTCGACAAGGCGCTGAACCTGCGCGACGTCGACGGCGACACTTTCGCTGACGTCGCGCGGAGCCGCGGACTGGATCCCCGGTACGTCGGGCACGATCCGGAGGCGCTTGCGCGAATCGGCGACTTCGTGGAACTCCATGTGGAACAAGGCAAGGGGCTGGGCCAGAGTGGGCCGGCCATCGCCGTCGGGAGTTCCATCTTGGGCCACGGCCGCTGGAAGTTGAGCGTCAGCGGCCAGGGCAACCACGCCGGAACAACACTCATGGCCGACCGTGCCGATCCGATGGTCGCGGCCGCGCAGATCGTCGTTGCCGTCCGCGACACCGCGGCCAGGCAGCCGGATGCGAGGGCTACCGTCGGGCGCTTGACGCCTGTTCCGGGTGGCACCAACGTGATTGCCTCCCGCGTGGACCTGTGGCTTGACGCCCGCCATCCCGACGACGCCGTCACAGCGCAACTGATCGAATCGATCTACGCGGCAGCCCGGGAAATCGCGGCGAGCGAAGGATGCACGGTAACCCTCACGGAGGAGTCCTACAGCGACACCGTGCACTTCGATCCCGGCCTGAGCCGACGCATCGCCGAGCTTCTACCCGGGGCGCCGGTTCTGGCGACCGGCGCAGGGCACGACGCCGGTGTGCTGGCTGGACATGTCCCCTCGGCGATGCTCTTCGTCCGCAACCCCAGCGGAATCTCGCATTCCCCGGAAGAATACGTGGCTGACGAGGACGCCTCGGCCGGCGCCGTTGCGCTCGCCGACGTTTTGGAGGGACTCCTGTGA
- a CDS encoding molybdopterin-dependent oxidoreductase, translating into MTADKSTPRDPMQDPAPRGPTAHAEPGAGRSFRTELKRGENVIDPMTFAGSLPQDRGIAPRIRVGSSKWFNLLWLLPIGFVILIVAVAVAKGIRGLPPVESFLKTYPGTSKLPVGAPVGFPAWLGWQHFLNMFLLIFIIRSGAQILTDHPRLYWTRHSTPGRDWFRVQKPVPEDPMWTAKKDSISLPQQVGLPGLRHSIGLARWWHLGIDTLWLVNGIVFFVLLFATGQWMRVVPLSWDVIPNSISVVIQYLSLDWPIESGWTNYNSLQLIAYSVTIFIAAPLALITGLGMSPALSTRFRRISSVFNVQMARSLHFLVLCWFLLFIVLHMALVLTTGALENLNHMYAGRNDQSWIGFWIFAASMVVIIVGWVAATPFTLRHPRLIQRAGSALIGPTERLFEHIDSRPGQYTDKDISPYLWLNGQYPVSDEYKNLFNNDFRDYRLRVNGLVGNPVELSLAELRSMDYHEQITQHFCIQGWSGVAKWGGVSMQAILDLAKPTPEAKWVVFYSLGDGPDKGDDYDAHPIEQMGYQLTMLAYDMNGTPLSYGHGAPLRLRNEVQLGFKMVKWIKGIEFVADFSEVGGGFGGYNEDHEFFGYRQSI; encoded by the coding sequence ATGACAGCCGACAAATCGACGCCGCGGGATCCGATGCAGGACCCGGCGCCGAGGGGCCCGACGGCGCACGCCGAGCCCGGTGCCGGGCGGAGCTTCCGGACCGAGTTGAAACGCGGAGAGAACGTCATCGATCCGATGACTTTCGCCGGTTCGCTTCCGCAGGATCGCGGCATCGCCCCGCGTATCCGGGTCGGCAGCAGCAAGTGGTTCAATCTGCTCTGGTTGCTACCGATCGGCTTCGTGATCCTCATCGTTGCGGTCGCCGTTGCGAAGGGGATCCGGGGATTGCCTCCAGTCGAGTCGTTCCTGAAGACCTATCCGGGAACCTCAAAGCTGCCGGTGGGCGCGCCTGTGGGCTTTCCGGCCTGGCTGGGGTGGCAACACTTCCTCAACATGTTCCTCTTGATCTTCATCATCCGTTCGGGAGCACAGATACTCACGGATCACCCGCGACTGTATTGGACGCGGCATTCGACGCCGGGACGGGATTGGTTCCGGGTACAGAAGCCAGTGCCCGAAGATCCGATGTGGACGGCTAAGAAGGATTCGATCAGCCTGCCGCAGCAGGTAGGCCTGCCTGGCCTGCGGCATTCCATCGGGCTAGCACGCTGGTGGCACCTCGGGATCGACACGCTGTGGCTGGTCAACGGAATCGTCTTTTTTGTGCTTTTGTTCGCGACGGGCCAATGGATGCGCGTGGTCCCGTTGAGCTGGGACGTCATCCCGAACTCGATCTCGGTGGTCATCCAATACCTCTCTTTGGACTGGCCGATCGAGAGCGGATGGACTAACTACAACAGCCTGCAACTGATCGCTTACTCCGTCACGATCTTCATCGCAGCACCTTTGGCCCTGATTACCGGGCTGGGCATGTCCCCGGCGCTCTCCACGCGTTTTCGTCGCATTAGCTCGGTCTTCAACGTTCAGATGGCCCGGTCCTTGCACTTTCTGGTGCTGTGCTGGTTCTTGTTGTTCATCGTCCTTCACATGGCGTTGGTGCTGACCACGGGGGCGCTGGAGAACCTCAACCACATGTACGCGGGGCGCAACGACCAATCGTGGATCGGGTTCTGGATCTTTGCTGCGTCGATGGTAGTCATCATCGTGGGGTGGGTTGCCGCCACTCCGTTCACCCTCCGGCATCCGCGCCTCATCCAGAGGGCCGGTTCTGCGCTGATCGGCCCGACAGAGCGGTTATTCGAGCACATCGACTCACGCCCGGGGCAGTACACCGACAAGGACATTTCGCCGTACCTGTGGCTCAACGGCCAGTACCCTGTATCCGACGAGTATAAGAACCTGTTCAACAACGATTTCCGGGACTACCGGTTGCGCGTCAATGGGCTCGTGGGCAATCCGGTCGAGTTGAGCCTGGCCGAGCTGCGGTCGATGGATTACCACGAGCAGATCACACAGCACTTCTGCATCCAGGGCTGGTCTGGAGTGGCAAAGTGGGGCGGGGTGTCGATGCAGGCCATCCTCGACTTGGCCAAGCCGACCCCGGAGGCAAAGTGGGTGGTGTTCTATTCGTTGGGCGATGGACCGGATAAGGGCGACGACTACGACGCGCATCCAATCGAGCAGATGGGCTATCAGCTCACGATGCTCGCTTACGACATGAACGGTACTCCGCTGTCGTATGGCCACGGTGCGCCGCTCCGGCTGCGCAACGAGGTGCAGCTCGGCTTCAAGATGGTCAAGTGGATCAAGGGCATCGAATTTGTAGCCGACTTCTCCGAGGTGGGTGGCGGCTTCGGCGGTTACAACGAAGACCACGAGTTCTTCGGATACCGGCAGTCGATCTAA
- a CDS encoding type II toxin-antitoxin system HipA family toxin: MADDLQDLKFVRAADVHKGGALAGHLVRTVHGGVNFSYTAEYLTSGLPAVASSLPLADLAVETPAGALPPFFAGLLPEGHRLSVLRDATKTSLDDELTLLLAVGADAPGDVQVVPAGETPVEPAPLADTSRPEELDFTALANAVDRHAIPGVQDKASASMLTTPLSLKGQRYLLKLDPPNQANLLENEAAHLSAAKDLKIPVSKSRIITDMHGLPGLLVERFDRVRDEDRTWVRLPMEDGAQVMGLPPASKYSVTSEDVASALAGMCKAPLVASRNLYLQFVFAWLTGNGDLHAKNLSVLGGQHGEFVMAPIYDIPCTLLYGNDSLALPVSGKTKNLKARHWADFAASIGLPQRAAATANALALSASGSVSLEDLPFTGSPLRGALRELRFRRGELEG; the protein is encoded by the coding sequence ATGGCCGACGATCTCCAAGACCTGAAGTTCGTCCGCGCGGCAGATGTTCATAAGGGCGGTGCCCTCGCAGGCCACCTCGTCCGCACGGTCCATGGTGGGGTGAATTTCTCCTATACAGCCGAGTATCTGACCTCCGGATTGCCCGCGGTTGCCAGTTCTTTGCCCCTGGCAGACCTTGCCGTGGAGACTCCCGCTGGTGCTCTTCCCCCGTTCTTCGCCGGCCTGCTGCCGGAGGGGCACCGGCTGAGCGTGCTCCGGGACGCCACCAAAACCAGTCTCGACGACGAACTCACTCTCCTGCTCGCAGTTGGAGCCGATGCCCCCGGAGACGTCCAAGTGGTTCCCGCCGGGGAAACCCCCGTGGAGCCGGCGCCGCTGGCCGACACCTCCAGACCCGAGGAACTGGACTTCACGGCCCTGGCCAACGCGGTGGACCGTCATGCAATCCCTGGCGTCCAAGACAAGGCAAGCGCCTCCATGCTGACCACGCCATTGTCACTCAAGGGGCAGCGGTATCTACTCAAACTTGACCCGCCCAACCAAGCCAATTTGCTGGAGAACGAAGCGGCACACCTCTCTGCGGCCAAGGATCTCAAGATCCCGGTATCCAAGAGCCGTATCATCACGGACATGCACGGGCTGCCGGGGTTGTTGGTGGAACGCTTCGACCGCGTGCGGGACGAGGACCGCACTTGGGTGCGCTTGCCCATGGAGGACGGAGCCCAAGTCATGGGCCTGCCACCGGCTTCCAAGTATTCTGTGACATCCGAGGATGTGGCCTCTGCACTGGCCGGGATGTGCAAAGCCCCACTCGTGGCCAGCCGCAATCTGTACCTGCAGTTTGTTTTTGCATGGCTGACCGGGAACGGCGACCTGCACGCGAAGAACCTCTCGGTCCTCGGGGGCCAGCACGGCGAATTTGTCATGGCTCCGATCTACGACATTCCGTGCACGCTGTTGTATGGAAATGACTCGCTCGCGTTGCCGGTGTCCGGAAAAACAAAGAACCTCAAAGCAAGGCACTGGGCCGATTTCGCGGCGTCCATTGGCTTGCCGCAGCGCGCGGCTGCCACGGCCAATGCACTGGCACTGTCAGCTTCTGGGAGCGTCAGCTTAGAGGACCTACCGTTTACGGGGTCGCCGCTCCGAGGCGCCCTACGAGAGCTGAGATTCCGGCGCGGAGAGCTGGAGGGCTGA
- a CDS encoding putative quinol monooxygenase: MTFANVGSLGTKPGQRDAVVSILLRPKPELRDAGCLLYEVGVNDEAPDTVFVCELWESAEAHQGSLQLDSVRAAIGEAMPLLSGEMGGSRFTVLGSPLRDA; this comes from the coding sequence ATGACCTTTGCAAACGTGGGAAGTCTCGGCACGAAACCTGGCCAACGCGACGCCGTCGTCTCCATCCTGCTCAGACCGAAGCCGGAGCTGCGGGATGCGGGCTGCTTGCTCTACGAGGTGGGCGTCAACGACGAAGCGCCGGACACGGTCTTTGTCTGCGAACTGTGGGAGTCGGCAGAGGCGCACCAAGGATCGCTGCAGCTGGACAGCGTGAGGGCCGCCATAGGTGAGGCAATGCCGCTACTTTCCGGTGAGATGGGCGGCAGTCGGTTCACCGTGCTGGGCTCACCGCTCCGCGACGCCTGA
- a CDS encoding helix-turn-helix transcriptional regulator codes for MEDLAAIAASIRKARKEAGITQADLADLAGTSERTVRAIETATGNPSLAAVVTVANAVGLHLAAS; via the coding sequence GTGGAAGATCTTGCGGCCATCGCGGCGAGCATTCGGAAAGCCCGCAAAGAGGCCGGCATCACCCAAGCAGACCTTGCCGACCTTGCTGGAACCTCCGAAAGGACCGTTCGGGCGATTGAAACGGCCACGGGCAATCCTTCGCTGGCGGCAGTCGTGACGGTGGCGAACGCCGTCGGCCTTCACTTGGCGGCCAGCTGA